A single region of the Pontimicrobium sp. SW4 genome encodes:
- the dnaN gene encoding DNA polymerase III subunit beta: MKFIVSSTYLLKQLQVLGGVINSSNTLPILDNFLFELNNSKLTVSASDLETTMSSTINVESDSEGSVAIPAKLLLDTLKTFPEQPLTFVVEENNTVEISSNHGKYALAYANGEEFPKAVALENPSATTLSGDVLATAISKTIFAAGNDDLRPVMSGVFFQFSTDSLTFVATDAHKLVKYTRSDVSANETAEFIMPKKPLNLLKGILSGSDEDVLIEYNDSNAKFTFDSSVLICRLIDGKYPNYEAVIPKENPNKLTIDRTQFLNSVKRVSIFSNKTTHQIRLKIAGAELNISAEDIDYSNKAEERLTCDYQGDDMQIGFNSRFLSEMLGNLSASEVQLEMSLPNRAGILTPIDGLDEGENVTMLVMPVMLNN; encoded by the coding sequence ATGAAATTTATAGTATCAAGTACCTACTTACTTAAACAGTTACAAGTTTTAGGAGGCGTTATTAATAGCTCGAATACCTTACCTATTTTAGATAATTTTTTGTTTGAACTTAACAATTCTAAGTTAACAGTTTCTGCTAGTGACCTTGAAACTACGATGTCATCAACAATAAATGTTGAAAGCGATAGTGAAGGGAGCGTAGCAATACCTGCAAAATTATTACTAGATACTTTAAAAACATTTCCTGAGCAACCATTAACTTTTGTTGTTGAAGAGAATAATACAGTTGAAATAAGTTCTAACCACGGTAAATATGCGTTAGCGTATGCCAATGGAGAAGAATTCCCAAAAGCAGTAGCTCTTGAAAATCCGAGTGCTACAACACTTTCTGGAGATGTACTAGCTACAGCAATTTCAAAAACTATTTTCGCTGCAGGAAATGACGATTTAAGACCTGTGATGAGTGGTGTATTCTTTCAGTTTTCAACAGATAGTTTAACTTTTGTTGCAACTGATGCTCATAAATTAGTTAAATATACACGCAGTGATGTATCTGCCAATGAAACAGCAGAATTCATTATGCCAAAAAAACCTTTGAATCTTTTAAAAGGAATTTTATCTGGAAGCGACGAAGATGTGCTAATTGAATATAACGATTCTAACGCTAAATTCACGTTTGATAGTTCTGTGTTAATTTGTCGTTTAATTGATGGAAAATACCCTAATTACGAGGCTGTAATACCAAAAGAGAATCCAAACAAATTAACGATAGATAGAACACAGTTTTTAAACTCTGTAAAACGTGTATCAATTTTCTCAAATAAAACGACACACCAAATTAGATTAAAGATAGCTGGTGCAGAATTAAATATATCTGCTGAAGATATTGACTACAGTAACAAAGCCGAAGAGCGCCTTACTTGCGATTACCAAGGTGATGATATGCAAATTGGCTTTAACTCTCGCTTTTTAAGCGAAATGTTAGGTAACCTTAGCGCAAGTGAAGTACAGCTAGAAATGAGCTTACCAAATAGAGCTGGAATTTTAACGCCAATTGATGGCTTAGATGAAGGTGAAAATGTCACTATGTTGGTAATGCCTGTGATGTTGAATAACTAA
- the gldG gene encoding gliding motility-associated ABC transporter substrate-binding protein GldG has translation MFAILKKEIQSFFTSPIGYLVIAIFLLTNGSFLWVFKSEFNVLDYGFADLSSFFFLAPWILLFLIPAVCMRSFSDEKKQGTLELLLTKPISHTNIVLEKYLGAFVLILIALLPTLLYVYTVYQLGNPIGNLDTGSTIGSYFGLLFLIAAYTSIGIFASIITDNQIVAFITAIAISFFFYYGFDAIADFVTSTFVEQFGMNYHFKSIGRGVIDTRDVIYFISITVFFLALTVVKVSNRKVYKKEWTALSILLLGLLVANIFSNSMFKRFDLTSDKRYTLSEASKQLIKDVNSPIIIDVFLEGDGFPSEFRRLKTETQQLLEEFVNTNKNINFGFINPIADEANRNINIQQLSERGLTPMQLNVQESGRTTQEVIFPWALASYNDQTVKISLLKNNIGASTEEKVANSIQHLEYAFSDGFNKLINPRSKKVAVLKGNGQLENRYIADFVKTIGQYYLTAPFTLDSVASNPQKALKDLKNYDLIVSAKPTEAFTEQEKYVLDQYAMNGGKSLWLVDKVAMDKDSLYNESGVSFATVRDLNLTDFFFKYGIRINPVLVNDMYSAPIALAIGEGSDAQFQPVQWQYSPLASGNSNHPIGNNLNLVKFDFANQIDTLKNSVSKTVLLKSSPLSKLVGVPKEISLESITQEPDRNTYNNGNQNLAVLLEGEFTSVYNNRVKPFDLKDDISISKSTKMIVIADGDVIKNEIRRSGPLELGFDAWTGRMYGNKEFLLNAINYLLDDDGLINIRSKEIAVAFMDSEKISAQKRKWQIVNIALPLILLAVFGFAFNFIRKKKYAT, from the coding sequence CAATTGGTTATTTAGTAATCGCTATATTTTTATTAACCAATGGATCGTTTTTATGGGTATTTAAAAGTGAATTTAATGTATTGGATTATGGCTTTGCCGATTTATCGTCCTTTTTCTTTTTAGCACCTTGGATATTGCTTTTTTTAATTCCTGCAGTATGCATGCGAAGTTTTAGTGATGAAAAAAAACAAGGTACTTTAGAACTTTTACTTACTAAACCTATATCACATACCAATATAGTTTTAGAAAAATATTTAGGTGCTTTTGTACTCATTCTTATAGCTTTACTACCAACATTACTTTACGTTTACACGGTTTATCAATTAGGAAATCCTATTGGGAATTTAGACACAGGAAGCACCATTGGATCCTATTTTGGATTGCTATTTCTTATTGCAGCATACACCTCTATTGGCATTTTTGCATCAATCATAACCGATAACCAAATAGTAGCTTTTATTACTGCTATTGCAATTAGTTTTTTCTTTTACTACGGTTTTGATGCTATTGCCGATTTTGTTACAAGCACCTTTGTAGAGCAATTTGGTATGAATTATCATTTTAAAAGCATTGGTCGTGGTGTTATTGACACAAGAGATGTGATATATTTTATAAGTATCACCGTATTTTTTCTAGCGTTAACAGTTGTAAAGGTTAGTAACAGAAAAGTCTATAAAAAAGAGTGGACAGCTTTATCTATACTTCTTTTAGGATTGCTTGTTGCAAATATATTTTCGAATTCAATGTTTAAACGTTTCGATTTAACATCCGATAAACGTTATACACTAAGTGAAGCTTCAAAACAATTAATAAAAGATGTGAATTCCCCAATTATTATTGATGTGTTTTTGGAAGGAGATGGGTTTCCTTCAGAATTTAGACGTTTAAAAACCGAAACACAACAATTATTAGAAGAGTTTGTAAACACAAATAAAAACATCAATTTTGGTTTTATCAATCCCATTGCAGATGAAGCGAATAGAAATATAAATATTCAGCAATTATCTGAAAGAGGCTTGACGCCAATGCAATTAAATGTGCAAGAAAGCGGAAGAACCACTCAAGAAGTTATTTTTCCTTGGGCCTTGGCAAGCTACAACGACCAAACCGTAAAAATTTCACTACTAAAAAATAATATTGGAGCTTCAACCGAAGAAAAAGTAGCCAATTCTATTCAACATTTAGAATATGCCTTTTCGGATGGTTTTAATAAATTAATTAATCCAAGAAGTAAAAAGGTTGCTGTTTTAAAAGGGAATGGTCAATTAGAGAATCGCTATATAGCCGATTTTGTTAAAACCATTGGCCAATACTACTTAACTGCACCTTTTACATTAGATAGCGTTGCGAGTAATCCTCAAAAAGCGCTCAAAGATTTAAAAAATTACGATTTGATTGTATCTGCAAAACCAACAGAAGCGTTTACAGAACAAGAAAAATATGTGCTAGATCAATATGCCATGAATGGTGGAAAAAGTTTATGGTTAGTTGATAAAGTGGCCATGGACAAGGACAGTCTTTATAACGAATCTGGAGTAAGTTTTGCAACAGTTAGAGACTTAAATTTAACCGATTTCTTTTTTAAATATGGTATTCGCATCAATCCTGTTTTGGTAAACGATATGTACTCTGCTCCTATTGCGTTAGCTATTGGTGAAGGTAGTGATGCACAATTTCAACCTGTACAATGGCAATATTCGCCTTTAGCTTCTGGAAATAGTAACCATCCAATAGGCAACAATTTAAACTTGGTGAAGTTTGATTTTGCAAATCAGATTGACACTTTAAAAAATTCAGTTTCAAAAACTGTACTCTTAAAAAGTTCGCCACTTTCTAAGTTAGTTGGTGTACCAAAAGAAATTAGTTTGGAAAGTATTACGCAAGAACCTGACAGGAATACTTATAATAACGGAAATCAAAATCTAGCAGTATTACTAGAAGGTGAATTTACATCGGTTTATAACAATCGTGTAAAGCCTTTTGACTTAAAAGATGATATATCTATTAGCAAGTCTACAAAAATGATTGTCATTGCAGATGGTGATGTTATAAAGAATGAAATAAGACGAAGCGGTCCATTAGAATTAGGTTTTGATGCATGGACTGGACGCATGTATGGAAACAAAGAATTTTTGCTAAATGCTATCAACTATTTATTGGATGACGACGGACTTATAAACATTCGTTCCAAAGAAATTGCAGTTGCTTTTATGGATTCTGAAAAAATTAGTGCACAAAAGCGTAAATGGCAAATTGTAAATATCGCATTACCACTTATTTTGCTAGCGGTTTTTGGCTTTGCTTTCAACTTTATTAGAAAGAAAAAATATGCCACTTAG